In Streptomyces sannanensis, the DNA window CGAGAACAGCATGGTCTGCCGCTTCGCCGGCAGCAGCTCCATGATCTTCTCGACGTCGGGCAGGAAGCCCAGGTCGAGCATCTCGTCGGCCTCGTCGAGGACGAGCGCCTTGACATGCGACAGGTCGAGCTTCTTCTGGCCGGCCAGGTCGAGCAGCCGCCCGGGCGTGCCGACGACGACGTCGACGCCCTTCTGCAGGGCCTCGACCTGCGGCTCGTACGCACGGCCGCCGTAGATCGCGAGGACGCGGACGTTACGGACCTTGCCGGCGGTCAGCAGGTCGTTCGTGACCTGGGTGCACAGCTCGCGCGTGGGGACGACGACCAGGGCCTGCGGGGTGTCGGTCAGCTGCTCGGGCCGGGCCCGGCCCGCCTCGACGTCCGCGGGGACGGTGACGCGCTCCAGCAGCGGAAGACCGAAGCCGAGGGTCTTGCCCGTGCCGGTCTTCGCCTGACCGATGACATCGGTGCCGGAGAGCGCGACGGGAAGGGTCATCTCCTGGATGGGGAAGGGGTTGATGATGCCGACGGCTTCCAGGGCCTCGGCGGTCTCGGGAAGGATCCCGAGGTCTCGGAACGTAGTCAGAGCACTGCCTCTTCTGTGATCGCGGTGCGAGGCGAACGCTGGGGTCTCACCACGCCGGACTGCATCCGGCCGCGGAGGGGCGGGCGGGGTGGCGCGGGACCACTGCCGTCGCTCGAGCGCTCGTACCGCTGAGGGCCCCTCATCTGCGGTACGAGCTGTCTCGTGCCGCGTGGAGGGCGGTCGGGTCGGAGCCGATCGGGCCACCGACCGGGCATCCTCATTCAGGTGCCCGTCGAATACTCGGCGGGCAGCCGTACCACCATACCGTGGAATCGCGCATGTGTGTGTGGCGCATTTCGCAAGGAGCCTGTGAGGGAAGTGGCTGGCCAGAGCCTTCCCCGGGGCGGCGGGCGGGCTATTGTGCGCTTCATGGAGACGCCTGACAACGCCACTGCTGCCGAATCTCTCACCGGAATCGCCGCCCAGGACTGGGCCACGGCTTCCGCCGAACCCCAGTACCGCGCGGCAGTCGTGGACCTGCTCGGTGCGCTCGCCTACGGCGAGCTGGCGGCCTTCGAGCGGCTCGCCGAGGACGCGAAGCTGGCGCCGACGCTGGCCGACAAGGCGGAGCTGGCCGCGATGGCCTCGGCGGAGTTCCACCACTTCGAGCGGCTGCGGGACCGGCTCGCGGCGATCGACGTCGAGCCGACCGAGGCGATGCAGCCGTTCGCGGCCGCGCTGGACGGGTTCCACCGGCAGACCGCGCCGTCCGACTGGCTGGAGGGCCTGGTCAAGGCGTATGTCGGCGACTCGATCGCCAGCGACTTCTACCGTGAGGTCGCCGTCCGCCTGGACGCGGACACCCAGGCCCTGGTGCTGGCGGTGCTCGACGACACGGGGCACGGCAACTTCGCCGTGGAGAAGGTGCGCGCGGCGATCGAGGAGGACCCGCGGGTCGGGGGCCGGCTCGCGCTGTGGGCGCGGCGCCTGATGGGCGAGGCGCTGTCGCAGGCGCAGCGGGTGGTCGCGGAGCGCGACGCGCTCTCCACGATGCTGGTGGGCGGCGTGGCGGACGGGTTCGACCTGGCGGAGGTCGGGCGGATGTTCTCGAGGATCACGGAGGCGCACACCAAGCGCATGGCCGCGCTGGGGCTGGCCGCGTAGGCCCGGCTACGCGCGGGCTGGTTGCCGCGCTCCGTTGTGGCGGCCGGTGTGGGGCGTCGCCACCGGGGCCCGTCCGGCGTTCGAGGACGGACACACCGGTAGCCCGGACGGAGAGCGTTGCCGCGCACGGGGCTGGGGCACCCCGGTGCGCGGAGCCCCAGTGCTACGC includes these proteins:
- a CDS encoding ferritin-like fold-containing protein translates to METPDNATAAESLTGIAAQDWATASAEPQYRAAVVDLLGALAYGELAAFERLAEDAKLAPTLADKAELAAMASAEFHHFERLRDRLAAIDVEPTEAMQPFAAALDGFHRQTAPSDWLEGLVKAYVGDSIASDFYREVAVRLDADTQALVLAVLDDTGHGNFAVEKVRAAIEEDPRVGGRLALWARRLMGEALSQAQRVVAERDALSTMLVGGVADGFDLAEVGRMFSRITEAHTKRMAALGLAA